The genomic stretch CGCTCGGTCCAGATGCCGACGATAGCCCCTTCCTTTCCTACCAGGATTGCCCCAATTTTTTTGGCAATCATCTGCTGCATGACGTCATAGACAAGGGTATCCATGCTTACGGATATGAGACCCCATGGTTTGTCTGAAATAATATCGCCGGCGGTCTTCATCGTCTCACTCCTGAAAGGGTTCCCGCTCAATGTGAACGGCGTCCAAAAGCCGTGCTGACAGGTTTCCGCTATTGCTTACTGAATGGGGCTCTCTGCCGTCAGCTGCGGCAAATGTTTTGCCTTACGGCAGTGCTGCGCGGGACCGTAAAGCATTTTATCTTTACCGATGCACTCGCTGTGGCGGTTCGATTTAACCCCATGGTTGCACAATAAACTAATATCGGGTCCGGTAAAATGTCAACGAAAACTTTTTTTTAGCAATGTTTGAGAGGTGGGTTTCCCGGTCGGACCCACATGCACAAATTGACGATTCCCCGCAGCAATCTTAAGGGGACTCTTCACCGTAAGGAATTCTATCAATTATGATTCGCTCGCATTCCCTGCAGCACGCCGCAGGGAATGCGCTCGCTGTCTCGCTCCAAATGACTGAGCTGCCGGAATGTTTATTCCGTCAGCCCCGCACAGAGCCTGCCCCGGTGTTGTCTTTGGCCGGAGCGGGGGTCCGGGCATAGCTTTCCGGATAGCGCAAACGCTTCACTACTTGCCCGCCGGCGCGGGTATGACGAGGGCTCTAGACTAAAAATCACAGCTCTCGAAATTACTACTACCCATGCTTAGGGCAAATACTACCAGCCCATTTCCGAAAGGGACAACCCGCTGTTACAGATCCCATCGTTGGGGTTAGCAAGGCTGAGCCTCAACGTTGAGGTGAATACGGTTAGGCGTTAACGGCCGCAATACACGACTTCGTCCGGCGCCCACTTTTCCGGGCGGTGCGCCGATAACAGCGATGCCTGTCATCGGACGTTTTCGATTCCATATCGCACGCACCGAGCTGTTGGACTAAACGGTTATACCCTTTTGCGCAACATTGCTTGGCTTGTGTCTTTACATTATTTTTCATCGTAGCACCTCATTTTCATTCCACCTGAATTGCCGGTTATTCCAAAATAATATATACGTTACGGCATTTCAAATAATTGAACAAACCCACGCCTCCTGCCTTTCCATTTTCCAACCCTCTTGACAGAACATAATCCATCCTTAAGCTATTGCAACCACATTGTGGTGTTTTTCTGGCAAATCACTCTCAACGATGAGGTGCCTCCGGCGTTTCAACAAAGGCGGCTTCCCAAGTTGAGCGAAAGGAGGTCAAGATGATTATTCATCAAAGAGAAATCGGCTACGGGGATACCTACCCCGAGTTTTTTGCGGCGCTTGCCAAGGTCAAGGCATATCTTGAAAATAAATATCCCGAGATCTCTGTCGGACTGATGTACAATCTCGCAGGCGAGAGGCGCAGGGTAACGATTCAAACGCGTTATGCTTCACTGGCAGATTATGAAAGAATCGACTCCGAAATGGACAATGACAAAACCTACTCGAAAATGCTCGAACCTGTCATGACCGACAAAGTGCTTCCCATCGTAGATCAGTTCTATCGCGTCCTTGAAAGTTCTTAAAAAAGTGCCTTACGCCTTGAAGGAACGTTCACGAGCCTGGTCGGCATCGTAGTATTCCACAACCGTGAGGTAGGTGTTCAGATCGACCCTCAGGGTAGCGCGGTGGGGGTTGTCGTACCAGCTGAGCACCAGCTGATCATCGGGGGCCTCTTCGATGACGAGGGACCCATTGAAGGCAGGGTAGCGGTTTCTGAAGACCATGAGCTTCAGCAGCCGTTCCACTACCGGCTTTTGAATGTCACGGCTGATTTCGTCAAGCGTGTAGTTGTGCCGGTTTATGTCGCGACCGTTTTTGGTTTGTTCGGCCAGTGCGATGTCGTTTTCGCCTGCCAGCAGGCCGACATAGTAGACCTGCGGAATTCCGGGGGTAAAGAATTGTATGGCGCGTGCGGCCAAATAGGCGTTGTCGTTGCACTCCAGAGCCGAGTAGTAGGTGCAGTTGACCTGATAGGTGTCCAGATTGTTGTATTCCGGTCCGGAGTATATTTTCCTGGTGTTCGCCCCCTTCTCATCCAGTCCATTCAGTGTGCGTTCGATCTCTTCCGGTGTGAGCAGGTCGACCACATCCACCACCCCGATGCCGTCGTGGGTGTCCAGGGTGGTGATCTGCTTCCGTGGGCAGATGGTCAGCCACTTCAACAGGCGTTCGCTCGTGTGGTGATACAGGGTATGCAGCACGAGCATGGGAAGGGCGAAGTCATATGTCCAGTACCCCTTGGCGGCGATTTTCAGGTGATAGCTGTGATGCTCGTGCACCTCGGGGAGCATCACCGTGTCGAAGGGGCTCAGGTACTCTTTCAGCCAGTCGAGCAGATGCCACACCTCCGGTTCCAGAAAAAAGCAGTCGGTTCCAAGCCGCACGGTTGCGTAGGCAAATGCATCCATGCGGATCATTTTGGCATTGGTCCGGGCCAGATGGATCAGGAACGAGCGCAGGACTTCCTTGGTTTTGGGTGATTGGAGGTCCATATCGATCTGCTCGTAGTCGAAGGTGCACCACACCTTCTCGCGCGATCCGTCGGCCCGGTGGATTACCGTGTAAGGCGGACGGGGTTTGCGGGTATAAACCCTGGCCAGATCCGCTTCGCTGATTTCACCGGTGGAACTCAACTTGTTAAAACTCAGAAACATATCGGCGAATTCTGAATCATCCCCCTTCTCGAAATAATCCTGAAAATAGAGCGACTGCCGGCTGATGTGATTGACCATGAAATCGATCATAAGGTCGAATTCTTCGCCTATACGTTCAACATCCTCCCAATTGCCGAAGGTCGGGTCGACTTCGAAATAGGTCAAGGGGGCAAATCCCCGATCGGCCGAAGACGGGTAAAAGGGCAACAAGTGCACACCCCCCACCGCTTTGCGCAGAAAACGCCTGAGTACGTAATGCAGCTCCAGAAGATTCGCGCCCAGGGAATCCGGATATGTGATCAGCTGAATGTTATTGCGTAAGGTCATGGGCGTTCCTTTCTTACCGGAAAATCATTATATTTACTTGCCGTGTTGTTTATGCAACCGTATGGTGTATTTTCTCGATGAACTTATACCAAGCGATGCCTTCGAGAATGCCGCCGGCGGCGGGTCGATCGGCATAATAAACATTGCGCGACTTTTTCAATTTTTCGAGCTCCGGGCTGAAATTGCCGACAACGATGGCCTTTGGCTCACCGCGCAGCATTTCCTCATCGTTGCCGGAATCGCCGCAAACGAGAAAATGCGACAACGGGATCTCCCATTTATAGCTGACATAACGCAGGGCTTTACCCTTCGAAGCCCGGTAAGGCAGGATGTCCAGGTAGGCGTCATGGGAATAAATCAGATTGTAGCGGCACTTGTTGGCTATCAGGCGGTCATGAACTTTTGCCAGGCGGTCTTTTCCCGGCACCATGTTGTAGCTTATCTTGAATTGCCGCTGGGTGTCCTCTTCCTGATAGGTTAAAAATGGAAAATCTTTCAGCAGGCTGACAATTTTTTCCCGATCCCATTTAGCCGAGATATGGGTTTCCCACCCTTTTCCAAACTGCCTGTGCTTGCCATAGTATATCTCCGCACCCACCGACGAAATGATCACATCGGGTGTCTGGACACCGAATCGCTTTAAATAGTCGCACGCCGAGTCCACCGTGCGCCCGGTGGCCACGCCGAATCCCACATGTTCCCGGTGTCGCTTCAATAGTTGCAGAAGTTCTTCCAGATGCGGATTGTCGTCGCCGATGAGCGTATTGTCGATGTCGGTAATCAGGAAATAGTCAAGCTTTGCCAGCCTTCTGCCGATGGGGTCGGAAGGAACGGCAACGTCCATGTGGGTCGATTCGAAGCTGTCAAGTGTTTCGTTGAGGGCTTCCATATACTTGGCGGCATGACTTTCCCACGTATAGTGCTCGCGGATGTTCATGACCCCGGCTTTGGAATAGTCCTTCCAGCATTCGTTGCCGGCGATAATGCGCTTGGCTGCATTGGCAATCTCCCGGGTATTGGTGGTATCCACCAGCACACCACATTCGCAGTTGTTTACGATATCCATCGGGCCCCCGTCATCGGGTGCGATGATGGGCAACCCGCAGGCGGCTGCCTCGATAAGGGTAATGCCGAAAGGTTCCGTGAGGGCGGGGTTGACGAACACGCCGCGATTTTCGGCTGCGATGCGGTAGAGCTCAGGCACTTCATATTCAAAGTCGTGCCTTTTGGGGATGGCCATCTTGCCGTACAAGTCATACTTGTCCATCAGCAAAAGCATTTCGGTCAACACGTCACGCTCGTTGTCCTGCATAGCATAAATGTCTTTTCGAATACCGGCAAACACCGCCAGGTTCGCCATGGACTGGAGTTCCAGGTCCTCTCCGAACGCCTTGATGAGACCGGCAATGTTTTTGCGTTTGTCGGGGCGGCACAATGAAAGGACCAACGGCTTGTCGGGATGCTTGAAAAAGCGATTAAGCTCCTCGAGGATCGAGGCCTGCGCATACAGCTCCTCTTCTTTTTTTTCGTATTCCGGCAGGGAATTGTGATAGTAGGGGTAGAACTTGTCGATGTCCAAACCGGGCGGCAGGACCTTGAAGCGCGGTAACCTTTTATTCTGGTACAGACCGTACTGGCCCTCAATTTCCTGCGTGGTGCTGGTTATCACCAGATCGGCTTTTCTTAAAATCTCCTCTTCCGTGTGAATGCGGTGATCGATTTTGAACTTTATGTCGATCTCCTTTTCAGACATGCCTTCATTCAACAGACGGCTCAGCTTCGAACGGCCCAGCGAGTGCCCCGTGTAGATCAGGGGCAAGCCGAAGATCTCCGACAACTGAAGCGCCACGTATCCGGCGTCGGGATAGTGTCCGTGCACAACATCGGGAATCTCTTCCTGACGTTTGATGTGCTTGATGGATTTGTCGACGTACTCATCGAGGTACGGCCAAAGCAGCTCCTTGCGCCGGTATTTTCGCCCCCCGCATTGAATTCTGACGATACGGCACTTTTCACTTATTTTCTCGATCGGCTGCGCGTAGTCTTCGGAAACCGATTTGTCACCCACCAACCGCGTGAAAAGCTCCACTTTTCTCACATCTTCGCGTTTTTCAAGCGCTTTGGCCAGTTCCACCACGTACTTGATCTGCCCGCCGGTGTCGGCATCATGACCCAATTCGAGGTTCTCTGACCGCAACAGCCCGTGAATGCTGAACAATTGTACATACAACCCATTAGCGCTTTTCAACTGGTCTCTTCCTTTCAGGATCCAGCAGACCCTCGTAAAACCCCGCTTCCGCCGGTATGGCGCCCTTTATGCCGCATACCCGTCGGGCGAGTTCCGCCGCGGTTTCCACAATTTTTTCAGGCGTCCATCCATGGGTGCAGCCCAGAGCGACAACCGATGCATACGCATCGCCGGCGCCAACCGTATCCCCCGCAATTTCGACGGGTGTGTTCCGTTGCTCGTGCGAACCCGTGTGCGTAAAAAGCTCGCTCCCGGCCGCGCCCTTTGTGAGCGAGATCAAACCGATGCCCATATCCTGCATGAGGTGGTCGACAAACGCATCATCACTCCCCGGAAACCGGAACATCCCTTTAATCGTCTTCAACTCCTCCGTGTTCATCTTGAGCGCATTGCATTGTTGCAGAGATTCGCGCACAATTTTTTCGTTGTAACAGCCCGGTCGAAGGTTGACATCACAAAGCACACGCGCCTCCGGATCTCTTGCCGCCAGGATTTTTTGCACGGCCCCGTGCCCGCGGGCGGTGCGCTGGGACAGGGTTCCAAAGTAAATCAAGTCCGGGTTTTGCCGGCGGACGGCTGCGACGCCATCACGGGCATCGATATGATCGTAGGCCATATTTCCTAAAATTTCGAAA from Deltaproteobacteria bacterium encodes the following:
- a CDS encoding HAD-IIB family hydrolase, translated to MKSANGLYVQLFSIHGLLRSENLELGHDADTGGQIKYVVELAKALEKREDVRKVELFTRLVGDKSVSEDYAQPIEKISEKCRIVRIQCGGRKYRRKELLWPYLDEYVDKSIKHIKRQEEIPDVVHGHYPDAGYVALQLSEIFGLPLIYTGHSLGRSKLSRLLNEGMSEKEIDIKFKIDHRIHTEEEILRKADLVITSTTQEIEGQYGLYQNKRLPRFKVLPPGLDIDKFYPYYHNSLPEYEKKEEELYAQASILEELNRFFKHPDKPLVLSLCRPDKRKNIAGLIKAFGEDLELQSMANLAVFAGIRKDIYAMQDNERDVLTEMLLLMDKYDLYGKMAIPKRHDFEYEVPELYRIAAENRGVFVNPALTEPFGITLIEAAACGLPIIAPDDGGPMDIVNNCECGVLVDTTNTREIANAAKRIIAGNECWKDYSKAGVMNIREHYTWESHAAKYMEALNETLDSFESTHMDVAVPSDPIGRRLAKLDYFLITDIDNTLIGDDNPHLEELLQLLKRHREHVGFGVATGRTVDSACDYLKRFGVQTPDVIISSVGAEIYYGKHRQFGKGWETHISAKWDREKIVSLLKDFPFLTYQEEDTQRQFKISYNMVPGKDRLAKVHDRLIANKCRYNLIYSHDAYLDILPYRASKGKALRYVSYKWEIPLSHFLVCGDSGNDEEMLRGEPKAIVVGNFSPELEKLKKSRNVYYADRPAAGGILEGIAWYKFIEKIHHTVA
- the gtfA gene encoding sucrose phosphorylase, yielding MTLRNNIQLITYPDSLGANLLELHYVLRRFLRKAVGGVHLLPFYPSSADRGFAPLTYFEVDPTFGNWEDVERIGEEFDLMIDFMVNHISRQSLYFQDYFEKGDDSEFADMFLSFNKLSSTGEISEADLARVYTRKPRPPYTVIHRADGSREKVWCTFDYEQIDMDLQSPKTKEVLRSFLIHLARTNAKMIRMDAFAYATVRLGTDCFFLEPEVWHLLDWLKEYLSPFDTVMLPEVHEHHSYHLKIAAKGYWTYDFALPMLVLHTLYHHTSERLLKWLTICPRKQITTLDTHDGIGVVDVVDLLTPEEIERTLNGLDEKGANTRKIYSGPEYNNLDTYQVNCTYYSALECNDNAYLAARAIQFFTPGIPQVYYVGLLAGENDIALAEQTKNGRDINRHNYTLDEISRDIQKPVVERLLKLMVFRNRYPAFNGSLVIEEAPDDQLVLSWYDNPHRATLRVDLNTYLTVVEYYDADQARERSFKA
- a CDS encoding PfkB family carbohydrate kinase codes for the protein MITSVGEILVDIFPGYRRIGGAPFNFAYHLQKIGEPVSLISRIGNDAAGREIMNLLDLNGFDTRHVMQDDRYETGRVTVTLDDEGTPTFEILGNMAYDHIDARDGVAAVRRQNPDLIYFGTLSQRTARGHGAVQKILAARDPEARVLCDVNLRPGCYNEKIVRESLQQCNALKMNTEELKTIKGMFRFPGSDDAFVDHLMQDMGIGLISLTKGAAGSELFTHTGSHEQRNTPVEIAGDTVGAGDAYASVVALGCTHGWTPEKIVETAAELARRVCGIKGAIPAEAGFYEGLLDPERKRPVEKR